From the genome of Pelobates fuscus isolate aPelFus1 chromosome 6, aPelFus1.pri, whole genome shotgun sequence, one region includes:
- the TTPAL gene encoding alpha-tocopherol transfer protein-like has product MAEDNETSVGSSPVSSPVDENSADPHQGYICTLTPELILKAREELQEKPEWRLRDVQALRDMVCKDYPYLKTRVDDSFLLRFLRARKFDYDRALQLLVNYYSCRKNWPEVFNDLRPSAIKPVLDSGFITVLPHTDHMGRRIVCIRPGQWSPRNYPMTENVRAIYLSLEKLVESEETQVNGIVILADYNNVGLSQASHFGPFMAKKVIGILQDGFPIRIKAVNVINEPRIFKGIFAVLKPFLKEKLVNRFFLHGSDLNSLHKNIPNDILPDEYGGTVGKLDPSAWGQVLLTSEEDIAESLCRAHPACEGSLQGFVEDNSEFDYLQCEETARGVKSQLYCY; this is encoded by the exons ATGGCAGAAGACAATGAGACCTCAGTAGGAAGTTCACCCGTGTCCTCCCCAGTGGATGAAAATTCTGCTGATCCCCATCAAGGCTATATCTGCACTTTGACCCCTGAACTTATCCTAAAAGCCAGAGAAGAACTGCAAGAAAAGCCTGAATGGAGGCTACGTGATGTGCAGGCTCTGCGGGACATGGTATGCAAGGATTACCCCTATCTGAAGACCCGTGTCGATGACTCTTTCCTACTCCGGTTCCTGAGAGCAAGGAAATTTGATTATGACCGTGCTTTACAGCTCCTGGTGAACTATTACAGCTGCCGGAAAAACTGGCCCGAGGTCTTCAATGATCTAAGACCCTCCGCTATAAAGCCCGTGTTGGACTCTGGATTTATTACAGTCCTTCCTCACACAGATCACATGGGCCGTCGGATTGTTTGTATTCGGCCTG GTCAGTGGAGTCCCAGAAATTATCCTATGACTGAGAATGTTCGGGCCATATATCTCTCTCTGGAAAAACTGGTGGAGTCGGAGGAAACACAAGTTAATGGTATTGTAATCCTTGCAGACTACAACAACGTCGGCTTGTCTCAAGCTTCCCATTTCGGCCCATTTATGGCCAAAAAAGTCATTGGGATTCTTCAG GATGGCTTTCCCATCAGGATAAAGGCCGTAAATGTTATAAATGAACCAAGAATATTTAAAGGTATTTTTGCTGTTCTGAAGCCATTTCTGAAAGAGAAACTGGTGAATCGG TTCTTTCTCCATGGGTCAGACTTGAACTCCCTACACAAAAACATTCCAAATGATATCCTGCCAGATGAATATGGAGGAACGGTGGGGAAGCTCGATCCATCTGCATGGGGTCAGGTACTTCTGACCTCTGAAGAAGACATTGCTGAAAGCCTTTGCCGGGCTCATCCTGCCTGTGAAGGCTCCTTGCAAGGGTTTGTAGAGGACAATAGTGAGTTTGACTACTTGCAGTGTGAAGAAACAGCACGCGGGGTAAAATCACAGCTATACTGTTACTGA